Proteins from a single region of Halorubrum sp. 2020YC2:
- a CDS encoding AMP-binding protein, with protein sequence MDEYEGIDEVVHEPSEAFAESTNVAAFMREYGIDDYEELLRRTTSEVAGEPESGVDWFWDEITEYLDIEFYTDYDAVRNDGDGPQFSEWYPGGEVNVAHNVVDRHAAVDSPNRNRVALVWEGEPGDVREITFHELRRQSDRVANYLTEAGIETGDTVGLYMPMVPEVVAILYGCLKVGAIAVPIFSGFGREATATRIDDAEPSVLFTGDGFYRRGDEVRLKGTADEAVADAGHVEEVVVYDRLGATPAGNSEGGGGDDADGVDPVPWDDERDRTWDEAVGSRPATYETKRLPSDQESMLLYSSGTTGEPKGIVHTHAGVLTQCAKEIHFGFDQKPADRFFWVSDIGWMMGPWTLIGNHAFGGTVVMYEGAPDHPEPDRFWELIDRHGVTQFGISPTAIRALRKHGDQWVEDHDLSSLRILGSTGEPWDPESWRWFYDAVGGGECPIINISGGTEICGCFLMPMPNQPLKPCTLGGPGLGMDIDVVDETGESVKESGQRGYLVARDSCPSMTKSLWSGDERYLEEYWSTWPDLWDHGDFAQKDGDGFWFLHGRADDALNVAGRKVGPAEIEGVLIDHDAVNQAAAVGVPDDTTGTAVVAYVVLEPGLEPGDDLREELRTLVGDEHGKPFRPRELLFVDAFPKTQSGKIIRRAIESVYNDEDPGDLSSMENPEALEALRDPA encoded by the coding sequence ATGGACGAGTACGAGGGGATAGACGAGGTCGTACACGAACCCAGCGAGGCGTTCGCGGAGTCGACGAACGTCGCCGCGTTCATGCGCGAGTACGGGATCGACGACTACGAGGAGCTACTCCGCCGCACCACCTCCGAGGTCGCGGGCGAACCGGAGTCCGGCGTCGACTGGTTCTGGGACGAGATCACGGAGTACCTCGACATCGAGTTCTACACCGACTACGACGCGGTCCGCAACGACGGCGACGGGCCGCAGTTCTCCGAGTGGTACCCCGGCGGGGAGGTCAACGTCGCGCACAACGTCGTCGACCGCCACGCCGCGGTCGACTCCCCGAACCGGAACCGCGTCGCGCTCGTCTGGGAGGGGGAGCCGGGCGACGTCCGCGAGATCACCTTCCACGAGCTCCGCCGGCAGAGCGACCGCGTCGCGAACTACCTGACCGAGGCGGGGATCGAGACCGGGGACACCGTCGGGCTGTACATGCCGATGGTGCCCGAGGTCGTCGCGATCCTCTACGGCTGCCTGAAGGTGGGCGCGATCGCGGTACCGATCTTCTCCGGCTTCGGGCGCGAGGCGACCGCGACCCGGATCGACGACGCGGAGCCGTCCGTGCTGTTCACGGGCGACGGGTTCTACCGTCGGGGCGACGAGGTCAGGCTGAAGGGGACCGCGGACGAGGCGGTCGCGGACGCCGGCCACGTCGAGGAGGTGGTCGTGTACGACCGGCTGGGGGCGACGCCCGCAGGGAATTCGGAGGGCGGCGGAGGCGACGACGCGGACGGCGTCGACCCCGTCCCGTGGGACGACGAGCGCGACCGGACGTGGGACGAGGCGGTCGGCTCCCGGCCCGCGACGTACGAGACGAAGCGCCTCCCGAGCGATCAGGAGTCCATGCTGCTGTACTCGTCGGGGACCACGGGCGAGCCGAAGGGGATCGTCCACACCCACGCGGGCGTCCTCACGCAGTGCGCGAAGGAGATCCACTTCGGCTTCGACCAGAAGCCGGCGGACCGGTTCTTCTGGGTCTCGGACATCGGCTGGATGATGGGCCCGTGGACGCTGATCGGCAACCACGCGTTCGGCGGGACGGTGGTGATGTACGAGGGCGCGCCCGACCACCCCGAGCCGGACCGCTTCTGGGAGCTGATCGACCGACACGGGGTCACGCAGTTCGGCATCTCCCCGACCGCGATCCGCGCGCTCCGGAAACACGGGGACCAGTGGGTGGAGGACCACGACCTCTCCTCGCTCCGCATCTTGGGCTCCACCGGCGAGCCGTGGGACCCCGAGTCGTGGCGCTGGTTCTACGACGCGGTCGGCGGCGGGGAGTGCCCGATAATCAACATCTCCGGCGGCACGGAGATCTGCGGCTGCTTCCTGATGCCGATGCCGAACCAGCCGCTGAAGCCCTGTACCCTCGGCGGGCCGGGCCTCGGGATGGATATCGACGTCGTCGACGAGACGGGCGAGTCGGTGAAGGAGTCGGGACAGCGCGGCTACCTCGTCGCGCGCGACTCCTGCCCGTCGATGACGAAGTCGCTGTGGTCTGGCGACGAGCGCTACCTCGAGGAGTACTGGTCGACGTGGCCCGACCTGTGGGACCACGGCGACTTCGCGCAGAAGGACGGCGACGGCTTCTGGTTCCTCCACGGTCGCGCCGACGACGCGCTCAACGTCGCGGGCCGGAAGGTTGGCCCGGCCGAGATAGAGGGCGTCCTGATCGACCACGACGCCGTCAACCAGGCGGCTGCGGTCGGGGTCCCCGACGACACCACCGGCACCGCGGTCGTCGCGTACGTCGTCCTCGAACCCGGCCTCGAGCCGGGCGACGACCTCCGGGAGGAGCTCCGGACGCTGGTGGGAGACGAACACGGCAAGCCGTTCCGGCCGCGTGAACTGCTGTTCGTCGACGCCTTCCCGAAGACGCAGTCGGGCAAGATCATCCGCCGCGCGATCGAGTCGGTGTACAACGACGAGGACCCCGGCGACCTCTCGTCGATGGAGAACCCCGAGGCGCTGGAGGCGCTCCGCGACCCGGCCTGA
- the gyrA gene encoding DNA gyrase subunit A, with protein MSSETPDADPGDVRAAQVTNARIEDEMEQSYIDYAMSVIAGRALPDVRDGLKPVHRRILFAMNEAGVTSNSAHRKSSSVVGETMGDYHPHGDSAIYDTLARMAQDFSMRYPLVDGQGNFGSVDGDPPAAMRYTEARMAPIAEELMADIERDTVDFEANYDDRLEEPAVLPAAFPNLLVNGSSGIAVGMSTNIPPHNLGEVIDATVELIETPDATVEDLMEHVKGPDFPTGANIVGRNAVHKAYKTGRGRIRVRAEFEVDEEEGRIVISELPFQQNKSRLVERIAEDVNEGAIEGIRDLRDESDRDGIRIVVELKRDAMAEVVKNQLLESHLERTFGVINLALVDGSPQVLDLKETLEHYVDHRRDVVRRRSEHELAEREDRAHILEGRLKALDNVDDVVETIQDSDDRDAAKAALESTFDFTEAQAAHIVRMQLGSLTSMETAEIEDEYEEVNARIERLETILSDPDELDQVIVDELEAIKAEYDDERRTSFIEDVGDVTHEDLIPEEECVVVMSEDDYIKRMPLDEFRAQNRGGKGIIGTGLKEGDRVSSVFAANSHDYLLVFTNQGQIYELKTYEIPEMSRTARGKSAVNLLDLDDGEEIESVVNTEDLDDDEFLTMVTRDGYVKRTAVDEFGNIRSTGIRAIRLEDGDELVDVEVTDGERDIVISSRNGMAIRFDESDARAMGRTARGVIGIDLREGDAVAGVAAIDDEYHNWVLTVTENGYGKRSDLDEYRLQSRNGKGLIDIKTGDRNGEVVAIEAVTRGDHLVAMSRAGQIMRTRVEEISTVSRNTKGVIVMNLEPDDEVASLDIVPESVYAADGDEGDADEAETGDTE; from the coding sequence ATGAGCTCCGAGACTCCCGACGCCGACCCCGGCGACGTGCGCGCGGCGCAGGTGACGAACGCGCGCATCGAAGACGAGATGGAGCAGTCGTACATCGACTACGCGATGTCCGTCATCGCGGGCCGCGCGCTCCCGGACGTGCGCGACGGGCTCAAGCCCGTCCACCGCCGGATCCTCTTCGCGATGAACGAGGCGGGCGTGACGAGCAACTCCGCGCACCGCAAGTCCTCCTCCGTCGTCGGGGAGACGATGGGCGACTACCACCCGCACGGCGACAGCGCCATCTACGACACGCTCGCGCGGATGGCCCAGGACTTCTCGATGCGCTACCCGCTCGTCGACGGGCAGGGGAACTTCGGCTCCGTCGACGGCGACCCGCCGGCCGCGATGCGGTACACGGAGGCCCGGATGGCCCCCATCGCGGAAGAGCTCATGGCTGACATCGAGCGCGACACCGTCGACTTCGAGGCGAACTACGACGACCGCCTCGAAGAGCCGGCGGTCCTGCCGGCGGCGTTCCCGAACCTGCTCGTCAACGGCTCTTCGGGCATCGCCGTCGGGATGTCGACGAACATCCCGCCCCACAACCTCGGGGAGGTGATCGACGCCACCGTCGAGCTGATCGAGACCCCCGACGCGACCGTCGAGGACCTGATGGAACACGTCAAGGGACCGGACTTCCCGACCGGCGCGAACATCGTCGGGCGGAACGCGGTCCACAAGGCGTACAAGACGGGTCGCGGACGCATCCGCGTCCGCGCCGAGTTCGAGGTCGACGAGGAGGAGGGCCGGATAGTCATCTCGGAGCTCCCCTTCCAGCAGAACAAGTCGCGGCTCGTCGAGCGCATCGCGGAGGACGTCAACGAGGGCGCCATCGAGGGGATCCGCGACCTCCGCGACGAGTCCGACCGCGACGGCATCCGGATCGTCGTCGAACTCAAGCGCGACGCGATGGCGGAGGTAGTCAAGAACCAGCTGTTAGAGAGCCACCTCGAACGCACCTTCGGCGTCATCAACCTCGCCCTGGTCGACGGCTCGCCGCAGGTGTTAGACCTCAAGGAGACGCTCGAACACTACGTCGACCACCGCCGGGACGTGGTCCGCCGGCGTTCCGAACACGAACTCGCGGAGCGCGAGGACCGCGCGCACATCCTTGAAGGGCGCCTGAAGGCGCTCGACAACGTCGACGACGTGGTCGAGACCATTCAGGACTCAGACGACCGCGACGCCGCGAAGGCCGCGCTGGAGTCGACGTTCGACTTCACCGAGGCGCAGGCGGCCCACATCGTCCGGATGCAGCTCGGTTCGCTCACCTCGATGGAGACCGCCGAGATCGAGGACGAGTACGAGGAGGTGAATGCCCGGATCGAGCGGTTAGAGACGATCCTCTCGGACCCCGACGAGCTCGATCAGGTGATCGTCGACGAACTCGAAGCGATCAAAGCCGAGTACGACGACGAGCGCCGCACGAGCTTCATCGAGGACGTGGGCGACGTGACCCACGAGGACCTGATCCCCGAGGAGGAGTGCGTCGTCGTGATGAGCGAGGACGACTACATCAAGCGGATGCCGCTCGACGAGTTCCGCGCGCAGAACCGCGGGGGCAAGGGGATCATCGGCACCGGGCTGAAGGAGGGCGACCGCGTCTCCTCTGTGTTCGCGGCCAACTCCCACGACTACCTGCTCGTGTTCACGAACCAGGGCCAGATCTACGAGCTGAAGACCTACGAGATCCCGGAGATGTCCCGCACGGCCCGCGGGAAGTCCGCGGTCAACCTCCTCGACCTCGACGACGGCGAGGAGATCGAGTCGGTCGTCAACACGGAGGACCTAGACGACGACGAGTTCCTCACGATGGTCACCCGCGACGGCTACGTCAAGCGGACCGCCGTCGACGAGTTCGGCAACATCCGGTCGACGGGGATCCGCGCGATCCGGCTGGAGGACGGCGACGAACTCGTCGACGTGGAGGTGACCGACGGCGAGCGCGACATCGTCATCAGTAGCCGGAACGGGATGGCGATCCGGTTCGACGAGTCGGACGCCCGCGCGATGGGCCGCACCGCCCGCGGCGTGATCGGCATCGACCTCCGCGAGGGCGACGCCGTCGCGGGCGTCGCCGCCATCGACGACGAGTACCACAACTGGGTGCTCACCGTCACCGAGAACGGCTACGGGAAGCGCTCGGACCTCGACGAGTACCGCCTCCAGTCCCGTAACGGGAAGGGACTGATCGACATCAAGACCGGCGACCGCAACGGCGAGGTCGTCGCCATCGAGGCGGTCACCCGCGGCGACCACCTCGTCGCCATGAGCAGGGCCGGGCAGATCATGCGGACGCGCGTCGAGGAGATATCGACGGTGAGCCGTAACACGAAGGGCGTCATCGTGATGAACCTCGAACCCGACGACGAGGTCGCGTCCCTCGATATCGTCCCCGAGTCGGTATACGCGGCCGACGGCGACGAGGGCGACGCGGACGAGGCGGAGACGGGCGACACCGAGTAG
- the gyrB gene encoding DNA topoisomerase (ATP-hydrolyzing) subunit B — MSEQSEYGAGQIQVLEGLQAVRKRPAMYIGSTDGRGLHHLVYEVVDNSIDEALAGYCEAIEVRIHDDGSVSVTDDGRGIPVDTHEEYDRPALEVILTVLHAGGKFDSKSYQVSGGLHGVGVSVVNALSERLEVEVKRDGGVFRHEFAGGEPAEDGFERVRDVEAGESTGTEIRFWPDEEIFETTEFQTSTLANRLRELAFLNSGVEIRLVDDRDDTEETFKYDGGIREFVGYLNETRSPIHEEVIYFEDETDGVHVEVAMQATEELQGSVHAFANNINTREGGTHLTGFKTALTRTVNDYANEHGLVDDLDANLKGEDVREGLTAVVSVKHPDPQFEGQTKTKLGNSEVRGVVESATHEKLGTFFQENPDTAEKVVHKAAEAARARKAAKKAEELTRRKSALESTALPGKLADCQTRDPEEAELFVVEGDSAGGSAKQGRNRENQAILPLKGKILNVEKHRLDRILENDEIRALITAIGAGIGEEFDIDDVRYNKIILMTDADVDGAHIRTLLLTLLYRHMKPLLEAGYVYAAQPPLYRVRYRGETYDAMTEAERDRIVEEECDGNPTQVQRFKGLGEMNPDQLWDTTMDPENRRLKRITIDDAAAADRMFNVLMGDAVEPRKQFIKEHATEAEWVDI, encoded by the coding sequence ATGTCAGAGCAGAGCGAATACGGAGCCGGCCAGATTCAGGTCCTCGAGGGCCTACAGGCCGTCCGTAAGCGACCGGCGATGTACATCGGGTCCACGGATGGTCGGGGGCTCCACCATCTCGTCTACGAGGTCGTCGACAACTCCATCGACGAGGCCCTTGCGGGCTACTGCGAGGCGATAGAGGTACGGATCCACGACGACGGCTCCGTCTCCGTCACCGACGACGGGCGGGGAATTCCGGTCGACACCCACGAGGAGTACGACCGGCCGGCGCTGGAGGTCATCCTGACCGTCCTCCACGCCGGCGGGAAGTTCGACTCCAAGTCGTATCAGGTGTCGGGCGGGCTCCACGGCGTGGGCGTCAGCGTCGTCAACGCCCTCTCGGAGCGGCTGGAGGTCGAGGTGAAACGCGACGGCGGCGTCTTCCGTCACGAGTTCGCGGGGGGCGAGCCGGCCGAGGACGGCTTCGAGCGCGTCCGGGACGTGGAAGCGGGCGAGTCGACGGGTACGGAGATCCGCTTTTGGCCCGACGAGGAGATATTCGAGACGACGGAGTTCCAGACGTCGACGCTCGCGAACCGGCTTCGCGAGCTGGCGTTCCTCAACTCCGGCGTCGAGATCCGGCTCGTCGACGACCGCGACGACACCGAGGAGACGTTCAAGTACGACGGCGGGATCCGCGAGTTCGTCGGGTACCTCAACGAGACGCGCTCGCCGATCCACGAGGAGGTCATCTACTTCGAGGACGAGACCGACGGCGTCCACGTCGAGGTCGCGATGCAGGCGACGGAGGAGCTACAGGGCTCCGTCCACGCGTTCGCGAACAACATCAACACCCGCGAGGGCGGGACCCACCTCACCGGCTTCAAGACCGCCCTGACGCGTACCGTCAACGACTACGCCAACGAGCACGGGCTCGTCGACGACCTCGACGCGAACCTCAAGGGCGAGGACGTCCGCGAGGGGCTCACGGCGGTCGTCTCGGTGAAACACCCCGACCCGCAGTTCGAGGGGCAGACGAAGACGAAGCTCGGCAACAGCGAGGTGCGCGGCGTCGTCGAGTCCGCCACCCACGAGAAGCTCGGCACCTTCTTCCAGGAGAACCCGGACACCGCGGAGAAGGTCGTCCACAAGGCCGCCGAGGCCGCCCGCGCCCGGAAGGCCGCGAAGAAGGCCGAGGAGCTGACGCGACGGAAGTCCGCGCTGGAGTCGACCGCGCTGCCCGGTAAGCTGGCGGACTGCCAGACCCGCGACCCGGAGGAAGCGGAGCTGTTCGTGGTCGAGGGCGACTCGGCCGGGGGATCCGCCAAGCAGGGCCGCAACCGCGAGAATCAGGCGATTCTCCCGCTCAAAGGGAAGATCCTCAACGTCGAGAAACACCGCCTCGACCGCATCTTGGAGAACGACGAGATCCGCGCGCTGATCACCGCCATCGGCGCCGGCATCGGCGAGGAGTTCGACATCGACGACGTCCGGTACAACAAGATCATCCTCATGACCGACGCCGACGTCGACGGCGCCCACATCCGGACGCTCCTCTTGACGCTCCTCTACCGCCACATGAAACCCCTCCTGGAGGCCGGCTACGTGTACGCGGCCCAGCCGCCCCTCTATCGCGTCCGCTACCGCGGCGAGACGTACGACGCGATGACGGAGGCGGAGCGCGACCGCATCGTCGAGGAGGAGTGCGACGGCAACCCCACGCAGGTCCAGCGGTTCAAGGGCCTCGGGGAGATGAACCCGGACCAGCTGTGGGACACCACGATGGACCCGGAGAACCGCCGGCTCAAGCGGATCACCATCGACGACGCGGCCGCGGCGGACCGGATGTTCAACGTGCTTATGGGTGACGCGGTCGAGCCGCGGAAGCAGTTCATCAAGGAGCACGCGACCGAGGCGGAGTGGGTGGATATATGA
- a CDS encoding iron-containing alcohol dehydrogenase family protein: MLPIADSFEHVHRGCEIRYGRGRIAGLGEWLGDRGLDAALVVCGSNTGANDDLMDPVREGLGRRFAGVFDGTAPAKRVGAAYDLLDARAEVGADVLVAVGGGASLDVARQATLLAADGRDLGELRADAEAGPDALGELAPGTDPDLPVVVVPTTFAGADVSAGGSLEVVPADESPTGQPVTVSGSGAWPVADVADPALFETTPRSVLAGSGMNGFNKGIETPYARDASPVSDAAAVHGLRLLSDALPRVAGDRPGGEDATDRAVVGSLLVQLDRKISVIHAFGHGFARRYDVQQGAIHAVVAPHALAYLFDEADASRRALAAGLGVPTDGRDDAAIAEDVVEAVAEVRDALDVPARLRDLPETDEDDLPAIAEFVAADPPMERAPSGLDATPEAVLGVLRAAW; encoded by the coding sequence ATGCTACCGATCGCGGACTCCTTCGAACACGTTCACCGGGGCTGCGAGATCCGATACGGACGGGGCCGGATCGCGGGGCTCGGCGAGTGGCTTGGCGACCGCGGCCTCGACGCCGCGCTCGTCGTCTGCGGGTCGAACACGGGCGCGAACGACGACCTGATGGACCCGGTCCGGGAGGGACTGGGCCGGCGCTTCGCCGGCGTCTTCGACGGGACCGCCCCGGCCAAGCGGGTCGGGGCCGCCTACGACCTCCTCGACGCGCGGGCGGAGGTCGGCGCCGACGTCCTCGTCGCGGTCGGCGGCGGCGCCAGCCTCGACGTCGCCAGACAGGCGACGCTGCTCGCGGCCGACGGGCGCGACCTCGGTGAGCTCCGGGCCGACGCGGAGGCCGGCCCGGACGCGCTCGGGGAGCTCGCCCCCGGGACGGACCCCGACCTCCCGGTCGTCGTCGTCCCGACGACGTTCGCGGGCGCGGACGTCTCGGCCGGCGGCTCGCTGGAGGTCGTCCCGGCCGACGAGTCACCGACCGGCCAGCCGGTGACGGTCAGCGGGAGCGGCGCGTGGCCGGTCGCGGACGTGGCCGACCCGGCGCTGTTCGAGACGACGCCGCGGTCGGTGCTCGCCGGGTCGGGGATGAACGGGTTCAACAAGGGGATAGAGACGCCGTACGCCCGCGACGCGTCCCCGGTGAGCGACGCGGCCGCGGTCCACGGGCTCCGCCTCCTCTCGGACGCGCTCCCGCGCGTGGCCGGCGACCGGCCGGGGGGCGAGGACGCGACGGACCGCGCGGTCGTGGGGTCGCTGCTCGTCCAGCTCGACCGCAAGATCAGCGTGATCCACGCGTTCGGCCACGGGTTCGCCCGCCGCTACGACGTCCAGCAGGGCGCGATCCACGCCGTCGTCGCGCCCCACGCGCTGGCGTACCTCTTCGACGAGGCCGACGCGAGCCGGCGGGCGCTCGCGGCCGGGCTGGGCGTCCCGACCGACGGCCGGGACGACGCCGCGATTGCGGAGGACGTCGTCGAGGCGGTGGCCGAGGTCAGGGACGCGCTCGACGTCCCGGCTCGGCTCCGGGACCTGCCCGAGACCGACGAGGACGACCTCCCGGCGATAGCCGAGTTCGTCGCCGCGGACCCGCCGATGGAGCGGGCCCCGTCCGGCCTCGACGCGACCCCGGAGGCGGTCCTCGGCGTGTTGCGCGCGGCCTGGTAA
- a CDS encoding nuclear transport factor 2 family protein, translating to MPSRREADGEGPSENPDPATLARSYYDALDAGEYDRLASLLDPEFVQRRPDRTFEGRDRFVAFMRDERPNTDTTHAVERVYPSGPGVAVRGRLLDADGEELFGFVDVFDSDGERLTALETYAAEP from the coding sequence ATGCCCTCGCGGCGTGAGGCGGACGGGGAGGGGCCGAGCGAGAACCCGGACCCGGCTACCCTCGCTCGCTCGTACTACGACGCGCTCGACGCCGGCGAGTACGACCGGCTCGCGTCGCTGCTCGACCCCGAGTTCGTCCAGCGGCGTCCGGACCGAACGTTCGAGGGGCGCGACCGCTTCGTCGCGTTCATGCGCGACGAGCGGCCGAACACCGACACGACCCACGCCGTCGAGCGCGTCTACCCCTCCGGGCCGGGCGTGGCAGTTCGCGGCCGACTCCTCGACGCCGACGGCGAGGAGCTGTTCGGGTTCGTCGACGTCTTCGACTCCGACGGGGAGCGGCTGACCGCGTTGGAGACGTACGCGGCCGAGCCGTAG
- a CDS encoding TrkA C-terminal domain-containing protein, translating into MGRFDERTVRYEPTSVKDLLVEMKDTAELLIDLSYSAVLHGSPTVAREVVELEHRMDVLQMRARMSLMLAARNPNEAETLAPVLGVIAAADKVADAAGDIAKIVTEEIGLPDAMRGALSAGVETLVRGTVAADSAYAGRTLDGIDLESETGVRVIAVRRDEDWILNPGPTTRLKAGDVTLLRGPEAGVADVYPELSGEPFEPEPTPEPAIDDLERAVDSIVLMKNLSELAVDLAYGSVLFDNEELAEEVNNLEIEVDALQSRFEAWTLRAAAEADDPVSLRGLIHLGVATEEISDAALAITEGVRRDLDVHPVVEMAVQESDEIITRTIVGKGSDLDGTEVADGVPATDISTSVLAIRRPDDGWLVGPDIDTTLRAGDVIIAKGTRSSAEEFDALAA; encoded by the coding sequence ATGGGACGCTTCGACGAGCGCACGGTCCGCTACGAGCCGACGAGCGTCAAGGACCTGCTCGTCGAGATGAAAGATACCGCGGAGCTACTGATCGACCTCTCCTACTCGGCGGTGCTCCACGGGAGTCCGACGGTCGCCCGCGAGGTCGTCGAACTGGAACACCGGATGGACGTGCTCCAGATGCGCGCCCGGATGAGCCTGATGCTCGCGGCGCGGAACCCGAACGAGGCGGAGACGCTCGCGCCGGTCCTCGGCGTCATCGCCGCCGCCGACAAGGTCGCGGACGCCGCGGGCGACATCGCCAAGATCGTCACCGAGGAGATCGGCCTCCCCGACGCGATGCGGGGCGCGCTCTCGGCGGGCGTCGAGACGCTCGTCCGGGGGACCGTAGCCGCCGACTCCGCGTACGCCGGCCGGACGCTCGACGGCATCGACCTCGAGTCGGAGACGGGCGTCCGTGTCATCGCCGTCCGGCGCGACGAGGACTGGATCCTCAACCCCGGGCCGACCACCCGGTTGAAGGCGGGCGACGTGACGCTGCTGCGCGGCCCCGAGGCGGGCGTCGCGGACGTGTACCCCGAACTGAGCGGCGAGCCGTTCGAGCCGGAGCCGACCCCCGAGCCGGCGATCGACGACCTCGAACGCGCGGTCGACTCCATCGTGTTGATGAAGAACCTCTCCGAGCTGGCGGTCGACCTCGCGTACGGCTCGGTCCTCTTCGACAACGAGGAGCTGGCGGAGGAGGTGAACAACTTGGAGATCGAGGTGGACGCGCTCCAGTCGCGGTTCGAGGCGTGGACGCTCCGGGCCGCGGCCGAGGCTGACGACCCGGTGTCGCTGCGCGGGCTCATCCACCTCGGCGTCGCGACCGAGGAGATATCCGACGCCGCGCTCGCGATCACCGAGGGGGTCCGCCGCGACCTCGACGTCCACCCGGTCGTGGAGATGGCCGTTCAGGAGTCGGACGAGATAATCACCCGCACCATCGTCGGAAAGGGCAGCGACCTCGACGGGACCGAGGTCGCCGACGGCGTGCCCGCGACCGACATCTCGACGAGCGTCCTCGCGATCCGGCGCCCGGACGACGGCTGGCTGGTCGGTCCCGACATCGACACCACGCTGCGGGCCGGCGACGTGATCATCGCGAAGGGAACCCGGAGCTCGGCCGAGGAGTTCGATGCCCTCGCGGCGTGA